The Candidatus Methylomirabilota bacterium genome contains the following window.
GCAGCGCCCCGGCCGCCACCAGGGCGAGCGACGGGTAAGCCGGCGCCGGCCAGTTGGCCTGGATCTTCCCCTGGAGCGAGAGCAGGAGGTAGAAGGCGATGACGGGGACGCCGAAGGCGGTGAGGAAACGGTAGGGCTCGCGCCGCCGGACCAGGCCCTCCCGGATTCCGTACCAGGCCGCCCAGGCGAGGAGGCCGGCGATCAGCGGCGTCAGGATCCCGAGCTGGACCCCCACGAACTCGACCAGCTCCACCACGGTCAAGCCGGCGCCCCGGCCCTGACTCGCCACGTGGCGCGCGGAGACCCAGCCATGCTGCGCGTTCCACACCACGGGGGGCAGGCTGAGGACGAGCGCGACAGCGGCCCCGAGATAGGGCCCGGGCCGGCCCAGCCAGGCCCGCGCCTCGGGAGCCCGCCAGAGGTAGAGGACGAGCCCGGGCAGGATGAAGAGCATCGAGTACTTGGCGAGGATGCCCAGGCCCACCGCGGCCCCGGCCAGGATCCAGTCGGCGCCGCCTCGGGCCAGTGCCCGGTAGAGGAAGAGGAGGGCCAGCGTCCAGCAGACGAGGAACGGCGGGTCGATGGTCATCAGCAGGCTGCCCGCCCAGAACAGGGGCGTGAGCTGGAGGCCCACGACCGCCAGCAGGCCGGCTCGCGGGTCCGGGAACGTCTCTCGGCCGAGACGGTAGACCACCAGGCCGCCGGCGACGCTCAGCAGGACGGCTCCCAGCCGGATGCTCAGCTCGGAGGTGCCGAAGGTCGCCGTGAGCGCGTAGATCACGTAGGCGACCAGCGGTCCCTTCGAGTAGTAGGACAGGTCAGGCCGGCGCGACCACTCCCAGTAGTGCGCCTCGTCGGGCGAGAGATCCAGCCCGGCCACCACCAGGTAAATGACTCGCAGCGCGGTGAGCAGCGCCAGGACGACCAGGAGCCAGCGCGCCACGGTCCGGTCGTCCGGCACGATGCTCGCCGGCGGGCCGGCGGGCGCGCCTCCCGTCACTGGCGAACGGAGATCGCGTTGGAGAAGATCCACGGCATCCGCCGGGCCATCCCGATCGGGAACAGGTTCACGTGGAGATCGACCTCCACGCGATAGACGCCCGGGCCCGTCACGGGGATCCGGACCGACGCCCCGCCGGGGCCCTCGTGAGTCA
Protein-coding sequences here:
- a CDS encoding glycosyltransferase family 39 protein gives rise to the protein MPDDRTVARWLLVVLALLTALRVIYLVVAGLDLSPDEAHYWEWSRRPDLSYYSKGPLVAYVIYALTATFGTSELSIRLGAVLLSVAGGLVVYRLGRETFPDPRAGLLAVVGLQLTPLFWAGSLLMTIDPPFLVCWTLALLFLYRALARGGADWILAGAAVGLGILAKYSMLFILPGLVLYLWRAPEARAWLGRPGPYLGAAVALVLSLPPVVWNAQHGWVSARHVASQGRGAGLTVVELVEFVGVQLGILTPLIAGLLAWAAWYGIREGLVRRREPYRFLTAFGVPVIAFYLLLSLQGKIQANWPAPAYPSLALVAAGALLERRRRLGPAGRRAQTAFLLAAAGLALGVSALGHVTELLGVPGRLDPTLRLRGWRELGALVGAHRRAMPAPERTFLLAERYQVTSELAFYVEGHPPAYNVNLGRRLNQYDFWEGPERHRQWDAIYVQENVGSLDTRIVGAFDRIEGPFRVDVRRRGLLVRTVAIYRGYGFRGLAPPPGALSY